In one window of Drosophila ananassae strain 14024-0371.13 chromosome XR, ASM1763931v2, whole genome shotgun sequence DNA:
- the LOC6501822 gene encoding zinc finger SWIM domain-containing protein 8 homolog isoform X4, protein MDRFSFDDSIRFEEDSLCSWSSEPESLCNNWRGWKKPSNAAGSGAGSASGGGGPGGLGGANGLGIGGAGGGPPYGSTGGSGVPGSGPNGSCTPGGVGGANGSSSAMSSVSACGRYCVSTLAELAARCVASYIPFELVEHVYPPVPEQLQLRIAFWSFPDNEEDIRLYSCLANSSADEFNRGDQLFRMRAVKDPLQIGFHLSASVVNQTPRVYFNVAVTFDRRRISSCNCTCTSSAYWCSHVVAVCLHRIHCPQEVCLRAPVSESLTRLQRDQLQKFAQYLISELPQQILPTAQRLLDELLSAQPTAINTVCGAPDPTAGASINDQTSWYLDEKTLHNNIKRILIKFCLPAPIVFSDVNYLTNSAPPAAAEWSSLLRPLRGREPEGMWNLLSIVREMYRRCDRNAVRLLEIITEECMSCDQILTWWFQTKLTLMMGSHGHSGGKHSNTHSNSTALQHACSSLCDEIVALWRLAALNPGLAPDERDMLHAQFTAWHLKILDRVVKSRMMPPSYTNKHQQNSRSETELFIGFKPAIEACYLDWEDYPIPGVTHTHDTNPIYYSPFTCFKHTDLNNPGQLNATQALMKNNKHYNYFSSSSDHGLLAGAFNQRMERPFLVSRYLLGGGDMDPMGPLPAGANGGAASMGRQFSVAVLGAGGQQMGGSGVAVGGGGGGAASGDMNPSQKQQQQKGPGGSSVGHSKGVGAGVAAPGDGNRSSASSEGFCENDDFGGDTSSSHNYCLPGQPNVPGQKSALTESDSQSSFDAVSQQSKDDPPVGGQEQAGCSTSDTSSASSASLSASTASGSSNSSTSSMLMAGQEAVGGVSGGQQAPRRLSKDESFSSSSDEFNQAASGVGRSGPGGAGAGAGVGGVGAEAGGASSPSGPAEGGSGSTAGGDLTPVPSTSAAARAALAASSGATTAPTPHAAEGLAGLGAVVDQPSTSSVAAQRAAAHQNAVASNKPHVFSNVRPTEDAWDILLARAEGLHAHGHGREACILAVRLAEQMLANPPNLLLELPPAPKRKGKKQNVNPISHQLTVVASATLSKCAFLCTVLSENSEHYHIGFRICLFALEMPRPPASTKPLEVKLANQEADILALLKRLPLGSAELQVIRERAEQLRSGTFKTRGEALLPINLATFIFDALVTFSSAGGSSNVNLGAGGSGAASSGAGKSGLVASGARLLMYKQHNDENLGFDAAVAALGLKANVSEAEHPLLCEGTRRQRGDLALTLLYHYKDEPRKIAKIMEKLLDRDIHTLLKAPLLPAYYSSNPPVRTPSNQPMRREDHEYGGGGCASSGCNPMANLCELLPTDYGSVGGNSRPHSSTSAELELSMCALSMASSQSGMVPTAGTAGGGTTTASSASTSGNSSGTAGGNGSNGGGGAGGGAGGNGGGGNGGAGGTGGGSTSSSRSKESRYKGKRAYPSIPNQPSEASAHFMFELAKNVLTKAGGNSSTSLFTQASTNQNHHGPHRALHMCAFQLGLYALGLHNCVSPNWLSRTYSSHVSWILGQAMEIGAPAISFLIDTWEAHLTPPEAAGMADRASRGWDNNMVYPAAELALSVLPHAAALNPNEIQRAILQCKEQSDLMLERACLTVETAAKGGGVYPEVLFQVARYWYELHMRNTPNNSDHEPHDDGLDHSAVSLSALIESQQQHELQQQVVQQQQQQQQQQQQQQQVVQQQQQQQQQVVQQQQQMGLGNPVGVPGGGGVGGGPPVAVPPSVGNPQAQFQLAPIGLAPYPPYSFCQGLYAHHAHNLSYPPGQMQMYISAGPPPPSQAYAGYQQAPPPQQQPPNPQQQQQVQQVQQQQQQQVQVQVQQQQQQVVQQQVPMAGQAPPGHPGQPPAGFQPQPPPPGPFQALPPQAYQALQAGPPGPPMGPPGYYGPPPPPPPNGPPVGVGVGVGVGVMPMRQHHNQHQHPVYSFMQQAPPPPPQQQQQAPPSQPPVRQRQPHQFTQTQLRYLLAAYNVGMLAMETLARRVHDDRPQAKYARNPPYGEDVKWLLRISKKLGTQYLHQFCICAVNSIVSPFVLHDVAIESAHYLGRNNHQLVMQHLRSALTPLVQKCQQMYIQCIHQKLYHLTQGDYEEFASIVVAARAAFQITPEGSAQFKDWLQSIKRSKSCKKELWTQINAALQSNSK, encoded by the exons ATGGATCGCTTCAGCTTCGATGACTCCATACGCTTCGAGGAGGACTCACTGTGCAGCTGGAGTTCCGAGCCGGAATCGCTGTGCAACAACTGGCGCGGCTGGAAGAAGCCCAGCAACGCTGCGGGCAGCGGGGCAGGCAGTGCCTCCGGCGGCGGCGGTCCCGGCGGCCTAGGTGGCGCCAACGGCCTGGGCATTGGCGGTGCCGGCGGTGGTCCACCCTACGGTTCAACGGGCGGCAGCGGTGTCCCCGGATCCGGACCTAATGGCTCATGCACCCCGGGCGGTGTGGGCGGCGCCAATGGCAGTTCGTCGGCAATGTCCTCGGTATCCGCCTGCGGTCGATATTGTG TTTCCACATTGGCAGAACTGGCTGCCCGATGTGTGGCCTCGTACATACCGTTCGAGCTGGTGGAGCATGTGTATCCACCGGTGCCggagcagctgcagctgcgcaTCGCCTTCTGGAGCTTCCCGGACAACGAGGAGGACATACGGCTGTACTCCTGCCTGGCCAACAGCTCGGCGGATGAGTTCAATCGCGGCGACCAGCTGTTCAGGATGCGGGCCGTCAAGGATCCATTGCAGATAG GCTTTCATCTTTCGGCCAGCGTGGTCAACCAGACGCCGAGGGTCTACTTCAACGTGGCCGTCACCTTCGATCGGCGACGCATCTCCTCCTGCAACTGCACCTGCACCTCCTCCGCCTACTGGTGCTCCCACGTGGTGGCCGTCTGTCTGCATCGCATCCATTGC CCCCAGGAAGTGTGCCTGCGGGCTCCCGTCTCAGAGTCCCTGACGCGCCTCCAACGCGACCAGTTGCAGAAGTTCGCCCAATATCTCATCAGCGAGCTGCCCCAACAGATTCTGCCCACGGCCCAGCGCCTCCTGGACGAGCTCCTTAGCGCCCAGCCGACGGCCATCAATACGGTGTGCGGTGCTCCAGATCCCACTGCTGGGGCCTCGATCAACGACCAGACCAGCTGGTATCTGGACGAGAAGACGCTGCACAACAACATCAAGCGGATCCTCATCAAGTTCTGCTTGCCGGCGCCGATAGTCTTCAG CGATGTCAACTATCTGACGAACTCGGCTCCTCCGGCGGCGGCGGAGTGGAGCTCCCTGCTGCGGCCACTGCGAGGTCGCGAACCGGAGGGCATGTGGAATCTGCTGTCGATTGTACGGGAAATGTACAGGCGGTGCGACCGGAATGCTGTCCGGCTGCTGGAGATCATAACGGAGGAGTGCATGTCCTGCGACCAGATACTGACCTGGTGGTTCCAGACCAAGCTGACCCTCATGATGGGCTCCCACGGCCACTCCGGCGGCAAGCACTCGAACACCCACTCCAACTCCACGGCCCTGCAGCACGCATGCAGTTCGCTGTGCGACGAGATCGTGGCCCTGTGGCGACTGGCCGCCCTCAATCCCGGACTGGCGCCGGACGAAAGGGACATGCTGCACGCCCAGTTCACCGCCTGGCATCTGAAGATCCTCGACCGGGTGGTCAAGAGCCGGATGATGCCGCCCTCGTACACCAACAAGCACCAGCAGAACTCTCGCTCCGAAACGGAACTCTTCATTGGATTTAAGCCGGCCATTGAGGCGTGCTATCTGGACTGGGAGGACTACCCCATACCGGGAGTGACGCACACCCACGACACCAATCCCATTTACTACTCGCCGTTCACCTGCTTCAAGCACACGGATCTCAACAATCCCGGCCAGCTGAACGCCACCCAGGCGCTCATGAAGAACAACAAGCACTACAACTACTTCAGCTCCTCCAGCGACCATGGCCTCCTTGCCGGCGCCTTCAACCAGCGCATGGAGCGACCGTTCCTGGTGTCGCGCTACCTTCTCGGTGGCGGGGACATGGACCCGATGGGCCCCCTGCCCGCCGGCGCCAACGGCGGCGCCGCTTCCATGGGCAGGCAGTTCTCGGTGGCCGTGCTCGGGGCTGGTGGTCAGCAGATGGGCGGCAGCGGTGTGGCTGTgggcggtggcggcggaggAGCCGCATCCGGAGACATGAATCCCTcccagaagcagcaacagcagaagGGGCCCGGCGGCAGCTCCGTGGGCCATTCCAAGGGAGTGGGAGCAGGGGTGGCCGCGCCCGGCGACGGCAACAGGTCGAGCGCCAGCAGCGAGGGCTTCTGCGAGAACGACGACTTCGGCGGCGacaccagcagcagccacaacTACTGCCTGCCCGGCCAGCCCAATGTGCCCGGCCAGAAGTCGGCCCTCACCGAGTCCGACTCGCAGAGCAGTTTCGACGCCGTCTCCCAGCAGAGCAAGGACGACCCGCCCGTGGGCGGCCAGGAGCAGGCCGGCTGCTCCACCTCCGACACCTCGTCGGCCTCGTCCGCCTCCCTGTCGGCCTCGACGGCATCGGGCAGCTCCAACAGCTCCACCTCCTCCATGCTGATGGCCGGCCAGGAGGCGGTAGGCGGAGTGTCGGGCGGCCAACAGGCGCCGCGTCGACTCAGCAAGGACGAATCCTTCAGCAGTAGCAGCGATGAGTTCAACCAGGCAGCCAGTGGAGTGGGCAGATCCGGGCCAGGTGGAGCAGGAGCGGGAGCAGGCGTCGGTGGAGTCGGAGCAGAAGCGGGCGGAGCAAGTTCCCCCTCAGGCCCAGCAGAGGGAGGCTCTGGCTCCACAGCTGGCGGAGATCTGACGCCCGTGCCGAGCACCTCGGCGGCAGCCAGAGCCGCTTTGGCCGCCAGTTCGGGTGCCACCACGGCACCGACGCCCCACGCCGCTGAGGGCTTGGCCGGATTGGGAGCAGTCGTGGATCAGCCCAGCACTTCGTCCGTGGCCGCCCAGAGAGCGGCGGCTCACCAGAATGCCGTGGCCTCGAACAAGCCGCACGTCTTCTCCAACGTGCGTCCCACGGAGGACGCCTGGGACATACTCCTGGCCCGCGCCGAGGGTCTGCACGCCCACGGACACGGGCGGGAGGCCTGCATCCTAGCCGTTCGCCTGGCGGAGCAGATGCTGGCCAATCCGCCCAACCTGCTGCTGGAACTGCCGCCGGCACCGAAGCGCAAGGGCAAGAAGCAGAACGTGAATCCCATCTCGCACCAGCTGACAGTGGTGGCCTCCGCCACGCTGAGCAAGTGCGCCTTCCTGTGCACGGTGCTGTCGGAGAACTCGGAGCACTATCACATCGGCTTCCGGATATGCCTGTTCGCGCTGGAGATGCCGCGTCCGCCGGCCAGCACCAAGCCGCTGGAGGTGAAGCTGGCCAACCAGGAGGCGGACATACTGGCGCTGCTCAAGCGCCTCCCGCTCGGCTCGGCGGAGCTGCAGGTGATCCGCGAGAGGGCGGAACAGTTGCGCAGCGGAACCTTCAAGACACGCGGCGAGGCCCTGCTGCCCATCAACCTGGCCACGTTCATATTCGACGCCCTGGTCACCTTCAGCTCGGCCGGCGGTTCCTCCAACGTCAACCTGGGAGCCGGTGGATCCGGAGCGGCATCTAGCGGAGCCGGCAAGTCTGGCCTGGTCGCGTCCGGAGCTCGGTTGCTGATGTACAAGCAGCACAACGACGAGAATCTCGGCTTCGATGCCGCAGTGGCTGCTCTGGGCCTGAAGGCGAACGTCTCCGAGGCGGAGCATCCGCTGCTCTGCGAGGGAACGCGGCGGCAGCGCGGCGATCTCGCCCTGACGCTGCTTTACCACTACAAGGACGAGCCGCGGAAGATAGCCAAGATCATGGAGAAGCTGCTGGACAGGGACATACACACGCTGCTGAAGGCGCCGCTCCTGCCGGCCTACTACTCCAGCAATCCGCCGGTGCGGACGCCCAGCAACCAGCCGATGCGGCGCGAGGATCACGAGTACGGCGGCGGAGGATGTGCCTCGTCCGGGTGCAACCCGATGGCCAATCTGTGCGAGCTCCTGCCCACGGACTACGGCAGCGTCGGCGGCAACAGTCGGCCGCACAGCTCCACCAGCGCCGAGCTGGAGCTGAGCATGTGCGCCCTGAGCATGGCCAGCAGCCAGTCGGGCATGGTGCCGACGGCTGGCACGGCAGGTGGCGGGACGACGACCGCCAGCTCTGCCAGCACAAGCGGCAATTCGAGTGGCACGGCCGGCGGAAACGGCAGCAACGGTGGCGGAGGAGCTGGCGGCGGCGCTGGCGGAAACGGTGGCGGCGGCAATGGTGGTGCCGGCGGAACTGGCGGCGgaagcaccagcagcagccgcagcaagGAGAGCCGCTACAAGGGCAAGCGGGCGTATCCCTCGATACCCAACCAGCCGTCGGAGGCCAGCGCCCACTTCATGTTCGAGCTGGCCAAGAATGTGCTGACCAAGGCGGGCGGCAACAGCTCCACCTCGCTCTTCACCCAGGCCAGCACCAACCAGAACCACCATGGACCCCACCGCGCCCTCCACATGTGCGCCTTCCAGCTGGGACTGTACGCCCTCGGCCTCCACAACTGCGTCAGTCCGAACTGGCTGTCCCGGACGTACTCCTCGCACGTCTCTTGGATCCTCGGCCAGGCCATGGAGATTGGAGCGCCGGCCATCAGTTTCCTGATCGACACCTGGGAGGCGCATCTGACGCCGCCGGAAGCGGCCGGCATGGCGGATCGGGCCTCGCGTGGCTGGGACAACAACATGGTGTATCCGGCGGCAGAGCTGGCGCTCTCGGTGCTGCCACATGCGGCCGCCTTAAATCCCAACGAGATCCAGCGCGCCATACTGCAGTGCAAGGAGCAGAGCGATCTGATGCTGGAGCGCGCCTGCCTCACCGTGGAAACGGCCGCCAAGGGAGGCGGCGTCTATCCGGAGGTGCTGTTCCAGGTGGCGCGCTACTGGTACGAGCTCCACATGCGCAACACCCCCAACAACAGCGACCACGAGCCCCACGACGACGGCCTGGACCACTCGGCCGTCAGTCTGAGTGCGCTGATCGagtcgcagcagcagcacgaGCTGCAGCAACAGGttgtgcagcagcagcagcaacagcagcagcagcaacaacagcagcagcaggtggtgcagcagcagcaacagcagcagcagcaggtggtgcagcaacagcagcaaatGGGTCTGGGCAATCCGGTGGGAGTGCCCGGTGGCGGGGGCGTCGGAGGAGGTCCGCCAGTGGCAGTGCCCCCCTCGGTGGGCAATCCCCAGGCCCAGTTCCAGCTGGCGCCCATCGGACTGGCCCCGTATCCGCCCTACAGCTTCTGCCAGGGCCTGTACGCCCATCATGCGCACAATCTCAGCTATCCGCCCGGCCAGATGCAGATGTACATCTCGGCGGGCCCGCCGCCACCCTCCCAGGCCTACGCCGGCTACCAGCAGGCACCCCCGCCGCAGCAACAGCCACCGAATccccagcaacagcagcaggtgCAGCAagtccagcagcagcaacagcagcaggttCAGGTCcaggtgcagcagcagcaacagcaggtTGTCCAGCAGCAGGTTCCGATGGCCGGACAGGCGCCACCGGGGCATCCGGGTCAGCCGCCCGCCGGCTTCCAGCCGCAACCGCCGCCACCAGGTCCCTTCCAG GCACTGCCGCCCCAGGCCTATCAGGCACTACAGGCCGGTCCTCCGGGGCCGCCGATGGGTCCGCCCGGCTACTACGgtccgccgccgccaccaccgccCAATGGTCCGCCCGTAGGCGTGGGCGTTGGAGTCGGCGTGGGAGTGATGCCCATGCGCCAGCACCAcaatcagcatcagcatcccGTCTACTCGTTCATGCAACAGGCCCCGCCCCCaccgccgcagcagcagcagcaggcgccGCCCTCCCAGCCGCCGGTGCGACAGCGACAGCCGCATCAGTTCAC GCAAACCCAGCTGCGCTATCTGCTGGCCGCCTACAACGTGGGCATGCTGGCCATGGAGACCCTGGCCCGGAGAGTGCACGACGATCGGCCGCAGGCCAAGTACGCCCGGAACCCGCCGTACGGCGAGGATGTCAAATGGCTGCTCAGGATCAGCAAGAAGCTCGGAACGCAGTACCTCCACCAGTTCTGCATCTGTGCCGTCAACTCGATCGTCAGCCCGTTCGTCCTGCACGACGTGGCCATCGAATCGGCCCACTACCTGGGCAGGAACAACCACCAGCTGGTGATGCAGCACCTGCGATCGGCCCTGACGCCGCTCGTCCAGAAGTGCCAGCAAAT GTACATCCAGTGCATCCACCAGAAGCTGTACCACCTGACGCAGGGTGACTACGAGGAGTTCGCCAGCATTGTGGTGGCCGCTCGTGCCGCCTTCCAGATCACACCCGAGGGCAGTGCCCAGTTCAAGGACTGGCTGCAGTCCATCAAGCG TTCCAAGTCGTGCAAAAAGGAACTGTGGACGCAGATCAATGCGGCGCTACAGAGCAACTCCAAATGA